A stretch of DNA from Limanda limanda chromosome 16, fLimLim1.1, whole genome shotgun sequence:
gcagcccacatCTGGCGGCCAGGTAGCCAAGGAGACAGACGGGTGCAATGGCAGAAAGcggaaaaacaggaaagagaaggaggcggCCCGATGTTCCACCTTCGCACACGTTCTTGAACATCTCACACGAGGCCTCGCAAAGTGCTGGCAAACTCAAACCTCtgctggaaaatgtttttttcttctcccctgTACGGTCTCAGatgcatttctatttttttatgaTGCACAACCGAGAGACACGGAAAACAGGGATGACACGACAGGTTGAAAGCCAGAACTAAAGGGAATCTTGTGTAATAGTTTCCATGAATAAAGCTGAGATGagtgtgtttttaatgcatCTACAGTGAGAATAACCAACATATTTCTGTGAGGCTTCGATAGGGGTGTTGATCAGTATCACTGAGTCAACTTTCTGGCTTTTCAAACGCACTTTCCTGCCCAAAATTATACGGAAAAACCCTTGAAAGATTACGTGAGCTAAGAATGGGTCAAGCATAGTCTTCAAAAACCAAACATGGGTCCAACCCTAGAGttaagaaatgtatttatttgaacagTGAGAATATGATCccgaaaaatacaataaaagtgACACACCTTTCTCTTGCTCTGTGGCTTTTCCCAGATTCACATCTAGAAATGACGCAGGTTTGGATGTGTGAGAAAACCaggatacacacacgcacacacacaaaacacacacacacgcacaccagaCTTGACAGAAAATAGGGAAAACTCTCAGGTGCACTCAAGATTTTCTCAGAAATCTGAAAGAGGTTTGTGcgatccctctctccctctctccctcctcctctgtgggaGCATTTAGTGCAAACTCCGACCGCAGTCCGACATCACAGCTGCCTGTCAGAAGATTTCTGAACCCGCCTCTTGAGTTTTGACCATAACTCTATAGTCAGGTTTCTTATCTTGTGCGTTTACCTCCGGGAAACTGAAAGTGTCTGTTTGGAACTGAGATTGTTTTAAGCCGTAAACAGATGATGATTTCTTACCTGGTACCACTGTGCACatgcagtttatttttttattatattactgTTTTTTAGGTTTGTCCCTTAGTATAATTCTCTTTTTGACTTGTGTAAACTGTAGGTATAGGAGGAgcagtattttatttttgattgtattttatttttgatgcaTTAGATAAGGCAAATAAAGAAGTCTTGAAGTCTTAACATGTTATTCTATTGTAAGCTGGCACACCTTAAACACAGAAGCCACCGACTGTAGAATCCTGATGTGGTTTGAAAGCAGTTCAGCcccatttacttttattttttaaatgcattacTTCTGCCAAGAAGGTTCTGTTTTTGTCTACGAtcgttagttagcaggattacgaaAAAAATACTCAACCAAAGTTAGATTTGTTCTGCACAGCAGGGGAAAAGAGGTGAAGATCAATTTCTAACTAAATCAACTACAGGCTTCATGTTCAAAGACCCAGTCAAGATAGAATAATAATTCTCAGTATCTCTCTTGAGCAGTTTAGTAAGTTTAAGATTTATCTCAGATGTTTGAAAATCACTGGGATGAAATGACTGAGCTCTGCTGTCTTCATCTCTAGTGAACAATTGGCTAGAGGAGCCTATTTATAATCCAGCAGGTTTCACTTTATCGTTTCTGAGTAATAATCTCACATACCTTTCCCTGAGTCCAACAGTGGACTGAGTTGTTTAGACTCAGCCTGGGCAACTGCGCAGCAAAGAGGAAGCACAGTGAGAATACAGATGGAGATCGgaagagccagagagagaaacaaaaagaaagattaAAGAGATGGACTGAAAAAATGTAAACGGatagagaaaaggaaataaacagcacagaaaaaggaaacaagTATGACATGTGCAATGAGAGTTCAATTCATATCTCAACACGTTCCCCCTCTCACCTGCTTTGACGTCCTCTGATGTGCGTAAGAAGGTAAGAGAAGAGTTTGGGGTTTAGTTAAACAACTTTTGTTGTAACCAATTTTGAGATAATTAAACATATAAGGTTGTGTTGAAAAACCACCAGGAACAGTTCGTTGGAACAGTTCCAGTTACATCTCTGGCACTGCAGAACTGTCAGGCATTAAAAACCCACGAGTTTGAGGTTTTCTAATCTAACTTAATTTATAACGACACTGGGGAATAATGGGAGTGTTGGCAGGATGGAGCGGCATGAACATTAACAGGTGTCTGATTTATAGATATATGTTTCACCACATTACAGGACACTACAGACACGGAGCTGCACAGCAGAGCAAAGCTGGGCCTGGTTTTTGGCAGCCCTGTAGTTTGTCTGGATTTCATTAAAAAGTTGCAGAGGAGCCAGCGTTCCAGTGTCAGAGCCaatccagagtgtgtgtctgtgtttgttgtggatCTGTAGTGAGGGAGtgaaaactgtgtgtgagtgtgttagacCTCTCAGGTGTCAGCTGTGACCTTTGTGTCGTCAGGACTCCTAAAACGTCTAAACTATCACATCGCTGTCATCATTACGGATCTCAGACTggatacaaagatggacgatatgaaAGCCTGCCGAAAGCGAAGCCAAGACATCTCTatcgccctctagtggctgcCTGCAGTGCAGGTCATAAAGCCCACCTTcttcatgttagcagatgggacaagaACACATCACACTGACGCATGTCtaagtgttcattttccagtaagtttggttttaattagttttctATTGCTGTAAAAATGGGCTgagacatcatgattgacagctgagaccgactccAGATTGGTCAAACGAACGTATCTGCAGGATTTCAATACCATAGCCACACCCCCTGATTGTTACTGCGCAGACTCTGGCATCAAATGTGCAAAATGGCTGAATTCTTAGCTGGGATATTTTTGCcacatttctggatagtgggagaagGCATGTAAATGTTTGAGCTATTTTAATTCTTAATTCTTCCTGTTTTATCGCTACTCTCTCAATGTGCAATACCCTTGTCACGCTGCTGTAAAAAGATAATTCCCCAATTTGGGATCAATAGAgtacatatctatctatctatatatctaaaACATAGGGGTCAGGGTGATGTACAGAGGTATACCCATAACTCTGGCCTTCTTAGGAGAGGTGAGGACAGATGTGGAGGGGCCTATTGATGAGCAGCATGTGTGAGCGACGTAtggaagagagacagaagcgTTGACGTATAAAATATATGTTCTTAAAAACACGGACAAGGCAGAGAAGCTCTAATTCAAATTAACATCAccctaaataaataaagaacctTAAACTTATTCCTTTTGACTGAAGCGTGTTTCAATACGATAGCTGATTTCATACCTACCCTCAGTACAGATGCCAAAACAATACGTTTTCAATACCTTACGTTGAGGACTTTTctagaataaaagaaaagcctaaatttggtttaattataatttaaatcaatacattgtttgtttttcctctattttaaagtatttacaatttttgtatttattggttATGTCTTTAATTggattttaaactgtttttgtATACATTTGTAAGATCGGTTTCAGAAGTAGCATCTCAAATTGCATGCTCGTGGTTTCTATAAGACAGTGACAATACAGACTTtccaaatatattttattgtatttaaaacTGTAGTGCACTGAATACTGGCGTTCAGAACAGCGCTCTACCTatactataaatatatacactCATGGTTAAATGGTGAATGTTCAAGGTTACTACAGATGTCTGACTTCTCACATAGTTATCTCATGTATAGATGAGTACTGTCCCAGGTCTACAACCCATAAATAATGTGGAAACCAGTGATCAGAATATTGGAGGATATGTTTCTACCTGAAGCCACAGTATGAATCTTATAAATCTTATGGTGACGGACTTACCTGCACTCCCACCGCTGCCCTCTCGTCCTTCTCTCCGACCTCGGGCGCTTCCCTCTCTGCCCGACTTCactctctgcaggaggagagaaataaCAATGAGTCTTTGCttttattagtttttaaatCATGTGCACTTTTCTGATGTCACATTTTTACCCATTGCTCAGCCTATGTGGCTGTTTGCCCCTCTCTTTATTTGTCTCTACTTTTGTTTCTCATAGATTTAGTAATTTCTATTGGCATgaaaactatttatttaaaacaaaaattctAAGTATAAACATTCACATAAAAACATTATGGAAATTGACGACTAAGTATTAAGAGGTTAATATAAATGTCATATAATCAAGTCTTAAATTTCCAGTTTGTGCGGAATAACCTAGATGGTGGAGTCGATCCACAGCAATGATTAGTTATAAGTAAAGttggagacaaaacaaaatgtgacaGGAGGAATACCATGAAAAAAAGAACACACTTAGCATGAGAACTGTGATTTAATATTCCTCATATCTTTCTTCAAATCATTCTCTCATTCATCATTTCATAAACTATGCAGTCCCATTAGCAGGATCGGTTGTTTTTTCGCTGTCACTCAGTTTGGAGATGTCTGGGAATATTGAGTCAGCCCTCTGGCTCCGTCTGTCTCTCGGCAGAAACGTTACTCGGATCCAGCAGCGTCTCGGGGCTGATTTAAGAGCAGCTGGTTTTGATTTGACAAAATCGTCCTTctcatctgttcctggccctgATGAAAATCTCCACAGGACCACGGCACAAGGTTCTGTTATTCTGTCTTCTTCCAAACTCATCTGACCCCAGAGCTACTCCTGTTTTGTGGATCACAGCACTGTCATCTATTTTTGTTGTCGAGTTATAAATCTTACAGCCACCACAGATTTTAGTTAAACCTTCCTTCAAGATAAGGATGCAATGCTGAAATGATTGAAATTAGTTGAAATTTGGGGCTGTTTTGGGGGTGAGTTTTTGTATAGCTTTGAGCTGAATGGAGTGAAAatcctaaataataataacgtaGAACATCACAAACAACAGCAAGTAGCATCAGACCGTAAACATCTGACAATAGTTTCCTCCACCCAGGATGTTATGTCTTCACCCCCGtctgttgctttgtttgtttttgtctttcttaGGGCAgatccagtaaaaaaaaaaactcactagacattgtgaggacattttcaaagatttttaccaatttctcagggaataatttatTGATCTTAAATGAGACTGACATCTGtaatgtgtgcaatttggtgcaacttGATGAATTAAGAGGGACTGTTGTGATTTCTCTATCACAACAGCTAATGACCCAGCGTTCGTGTCAGCCAGGTGTTAAACAGCTGTGAAGTGGCTGCCCTCCTCTCAACCCTGATTTGAGGAAAAAtcaacaggagaaaaaaaaactgccttttGTGCATTTCTGAAGCTGTGGTAACTGCATGGCAAAAGGACAAGTGTATGTCTTCAATCAGCGTGATCTTGTCCAGAAAAGGCGACAGGATGCCAAGACAAGAGGGAAAGACTAACACGTCTGTTGAACTGCAGAACAAGCTGGTCATTTATGAAGCTGCATTATGTTAAAATACAGATGTACAATGTAATTCAACGCACGGCTGATTATATAAGGTTAGTTTGAATGAGTAAATCTAAATGACGTCAAGTTACCCATCTGATAATTCATGAGTTTTATATTTTGAGGTATCTGGACGCTTAAATTGTAATCAAGAAtatttttaatctctttttCCGTTCATTAGGTTTCAATGTTGAGGTTTTTCTCAAAAGCAACAAATCTACTGTTGATTAAACACTATAGGGCTGTTCTCTGAATCTTTTGTGATAAAGTTTTGTCAGTGCATTTCTGCAGTTCTTTTCATCTCCACAGTGATGTCAGTTACAGAGGTTCCTTTTAACTTCTTCGGTTTAattcaaatgtaaaatgcatAGCTTCCTTTGTGATATATTTTCCCAAGAAACACAACTGTACGAGTTTTTATAGACTATGGACAAGGTGAATATCTATTTAACAACCTCAGGTGGTGATAAAAATGGGCAGAAAATTTGCTTCTTTGCAGGATAAGCCAGAAGAGATGTACCTGTTctctcatctccttcatcttctccacCTTCTTCAGCTTGGTGGCGTATTCTTGAACTTCATTCAGTCCCATGTCCGTGCACAGCCTCACCAGGAAACGCAGACCTGAACACAGACATACAGAAGAGGTTTATATTTTCTTCACGCTCTGATCGGTGGATTATGTAATGTTTAGTTTTCCAGGGCTCAGACGAAAAGTGTGAAACAAATGAGATGAATTACATTCCACATTTTCTGGAAACTTGTGGTGGATGTCTTTATATGTTTCCAGAGCTTTCTGGTAGTTTCctgtaaaggaaaaaaagaagaagagctaAATTCATTGTAGTTCTCAGCTAGCACTCAGGGAGGACAGGCTTATGATCAGGTTTTCGGTATAACTGGTAGAGAATATTCAGTTTCATAAAATATTATCCTTACCACTTCGTCTGTAGCAGCTTGCCACCATGAGCTGCCACTTCACCTGTGTTGgtctgtgaaaacacaacagaattaCACAATCCTGCACTGAAAAGGTTCTATTAAATAAAGGggattttaaaaagtcaatTCTGAATTCAGCTGGGAGGCAAATAGAATCAAATAATCTGTTCTTTTTgctcaaatgaaaacaactaCTTCCAGATGAGAAGCTTTTGGGTTGATTTGAATTTAACAGAACAATTAAAACAAGGTTGACTTAGAGGGATTCCTGAGACTAATCAACAAAAAATACTCTCAAATGTTTGAATAATCACTTTTACAAAGAGCTATTTGGTTTGTATTATCTTCTAAAGTAAAGTCACTTCTGTTACTTACTGAATGAGTGTGGCTCTTTCAAAGTACTGAATGGCTTTTTCACAAAACTGAGTCTCGATGTAATACGCCCCGAGCCACTCAATCACATCGATGTTGGAGGGGAAGTATCTGAAAGACTTGATAGCAACACAATCCAACAACATCAGAGCACTCACATAAACGTGTGTTCATCAATAAGTCCAGAGAAACATTCAGTTATAATTCTCGTACCTCATAGTAGTACTGGAAGGCCTGGGACTTGTCCCCATCGCCATCGTGCAGCTCCCCCAGCTTGGCCAGTGCCTGTGGGTCTGTGGGAGTTACACTGATGACCTGCATCAACCACTCGATGGCCTGTTGGGAATCCTCCAGAAGCTCATAGCTGAGACCCAGTGAGTCAAGGACCAAGAGATGCTGATATGGGGATTGAGTTGGAAAAAACTACCTCTGAGGTTCAACTGTCTGAAGCTGTTACACTTTATAACACAGAGACAAGCACATTCCCAATCTCTTGTTATCAGTAGGATACAGATGAGACAGCTGGTACATGACCTGGGCACTGTTCCTCAGAATGGCATGGAGCTTCAGGAAGCAGTCCAGAGCCTCCTCCAGTCGATTCAGTTTTTTATAGGATAGACCTGGTACAAGTGGAAGGGGACGAATACCATTAACTTTAAGTCTACGGTGACTATAGACAATTTAAAGCAGCTATAACTAATACTTTTATAATAAATGGatcttaaaaaaaagtttggaaaTAACGTGTCGATGTGAAAGACGTCACTGTGATGCACTAACATAATTATCAGCTGAATATGCAGCTCTTTGTAGAAATGTTCAACTCATTCTTTAACCATGTGGGCAACAACTTCAATGTTTTGGTTTACTCACAGATGTAATACTGAATTAGTGGAGACCaaaaattaagttaaaatgAGCAAATATTAAGTCCGTCAGGTGGCCTACACAAATCCAAATGTGTTGCTCAGagctgctggatgtgtaaataaaCCTCTGTTTGCAAACAAGTACAAAACATCAACTTAAAGGCCGATGAAATGTCAGTATCATGTTCACAATTTAGGTTTAACAACCCTTTATAAACGTCCTTCGACTTTCAAATGAATAGTCTTTGGTGTCCATGGTGGTCAAGAATGAATGAGCCCCTATGTGATGAAAGCAGGTGTTACCCAGGTTGTAGAGGGCCTCGGTGCAGGAGGAGTCATTCCTCAGCGCTTCTTTGTAGAACTCTGCAGCCTTCTCATAGTCCTGTTTGACGAACAGGGTGTTGCCCTTGTTGATTAGTGCTGCTGGATTGTAGCGGTCGGCGTTCATGGCGAGGTCAGCGTAGCGCTCAGCCTGCTCATATTCCTTCTCCTGttggaggttaaaggtcagacGGAAGGATCAACTGGTAACAACTTGGGACTGAGAATAGAGGCTGCCACTCAACCATATTTACAGCTGGATGGTCcagtttaaaattaaaaacatcgAAGAGTCTTACCAGGAAGTGCAGGAAAGAAAGGTTGGTGGCTGCAGCGCTCTTCACTCTGCTGTCCTTCTTCTCAAACGTTTTCAGGGTTTCAACTGCctgataaaatatttaaaaaagtaattaatACACATTTGAAACTGGCCTTTCTCTAGTTTATCACTATAATACTGTACTACTCCCCAGTATGGAACACACATTCAAACTAATGTGGTTAacactttatttaataaaatgataaataaatgatatcTTCCCTGGAAAACTAGTTGAACATTGTATGAATGATTTTTGGCAAAAGTCAATTCAAACAATATTACTTTAGGAATTCAATTttgatattaaatatatttattatatatttattattatttaaaaaatacaccCACTGAAATTGTGCAGCGGATTTTGACATATGTAGCGATCATCATTTCTTCCATTCACATTTTAGTTGAGCCAATGTAAACTTACTAGGGAGAGAGTCCACCAGTATTAGAGTGTAAACAGAAGCTAAAGCTGCACTGATGCTGCAGCTTACAacacaactaccactaccaccaTCGCTGTAGCTCGACAAGCCCAAAAgcaccacacacatgcagagggTGTAAAGTCTGGGATACATGATAGTTGACTCTACTCTAGTTATAATACTGTGAGTGGAGATATTGGAGCTGCTCGGTGTCATCTCTTATATTAACAGCTTCAGAGGCACAGCTGCAGATACATGAGAGCTCACTGGTTTATTTTTGGTTAGAATTTCCTTTCGGACCCCATATTCTCTTCACTGATCTGTCGGGTTTTAAAGCAATGGCTGCTTCTTCAACGTCTCTTGGCAGTGCTGTTATTTCTAGAAGGCATGCTTTGGTAGTGGcatgtcaacaaaaaaaaaaaacacaatcaaacatGGAAACAGAAGGCACACATACCTCAACCTtaggcatgcagatgggaagGAAACAAGACAAAAGCAAGAGAGAATGGAGGTAGTGAGCAGCGGGAATTTAGGGTCTGATGCTGCAGAAACAGCCTCAGCAGCAGAAAACtgtcatacacacaaacagagctgaCCAATAACTGCTCAGAACCACAatgttgtaaaaaaataaataataataagatggaaaaaattaaatttactGTGAAAGGACAACAAAGACCAGACAATCAACATGGCAAATATGCTCACAGGGAAATACCACtcaatgaatgaatgtataGATGTAACCGCTACTCTGAGAGAGACAGTAACTTTAAAAGTATCTCAGCAACAGTGAGAATAAAAAACATAGATACAgcaaatattttgtttaaaaactcACTCCCTGTAACTGCATTACATTTGGTAATTCTGTTATAAAATCAGCATGTTCTCAAATATATCATTTAATACACAAATGGCAAATAGACAAGATCTAACTTGATTTAACCTTATAAGACAGCCACTTTGTACATGATCTATTCAGTCCTACAACTCCATTTGGAGTTAAAATAGTGTGTCATGGTGGGTGAAGTTCGTAGTTCATCTTCCTCTCACCACAACTAAGATGGGAGATGCCAAAATTGAGTGGTATTGCCCTTTATGCTGCTGAGAATAATCAAACTCACCTGGTTGAAGTCTTTCTGTCTGAGATAGGTGATGGCTTTGTTGATCTCAAGATCGTTGGCTAGCTCGACGTACTGAGAACTTTTCACCATGtccacacacctgaaaacacacttTATATGTCCTGTCAGATCATTTGATGCTTGctgcaaataacaaataaaatttgttagttttttcacgtgcacatttcctgttttattttgtctgctCACTAACATTTCCTGTCGTTTCAGTTCCTGGTCACTTTACTGTCACTCACCTGCACCCGATTAGCCTGCCCCTGTGGTTCTGCCAGTAAACCCCTTATATTCTCTGTCTTGCACATTCCAcagtgccagattgtcattGTTGTTCACCACATGCTCTTGGTTCCTTCTCGAGTATGAGATCAGACGTTGGCCTGTTCCTTGCCTGTTTTTGATTTGAGTGAATTACTCAGATCTGAACTTTTCAATATGATCAAAACGCTTTTGAGAAGTCTCCTTCACCAGCCAGTGTTACAATGGCTATTTATCTTAATCTGACCTATAAGTGAGGTGCATAAACAGTGCTCTCCaagatgcatttttattttgtttgcaaaCAATATGGCTGATTAAGTTTATCTCTTCTATGAGATACACAGGCAGGGGAACAACCAGCTTTTTCTCAATTCCTACCAAAGACGTGTCATAAGAATAAAATCCTCCTAAGCAGTTATGAAGcttgctcctctcctcttttaacAGTTCATCACCTCCCTCATACACatttactgcagcagcagcgatCAGCTGCTGAAAACTCCCCAAACAAAAATATTGAACACGTTTGCTGGCGCCTCATTCTCAGTAGCACCTGAGCGAGAGGCAAATCTGCTGTTTTCAGACTTTGCTCTGAGATTTGAAGATTCATCTTAAAAACTGCTCTGTTCCGTTCTTTTCCTTCTGGTGGTTCAAACATATGCACAATAAATCTTAAAACTATAGACCTGTAGTTATTTGTATTCACATTTGCAAACTGTGTGGAAATGCCAATTTAAAGCCTGGTTTAATGAACACTAATTCATGGAGATAATTCCTGTTAATGTTGTCACCTAGCTCTTATCCCACTTACATATCACCAAAccacaatttttttaatattttaaagcGATGTCTATGAGCTTGAGTCAAATTACAATGTATGCCCTCTAGTATAAACACTGTAAGAAAAAGCCATAACCAACCAGTCAAATCCAGTGGCAAAGGAGGTCTCAATAGTCGGAGCGATGAGTTTGGCTGCAGTCATGATGTATTTCTCAGCCAGGACTTTTCTATTTAAGGCAAGAGTAAATAAACGGAATTCAGGAAGCCAAAGgtacaaaaacacattaaattgaCAGTATATTATGTAACAATACTTGTATGTTTGCTCAGGAAGACAAAGAGTCAGTATTTTTATGTCAGTTGTTTGATAAATCCAAGACAATTATTATAGAAGAGAAATGTTGTTGTGTATATATTTCTTACAAATCTCTCTCCATCTGGTGAAGCTTGTCATTCTTAATGGCCTCGGTGACCATATTGGAACTGGTGTCATCCTGAAAAAGTCAACAGGCAAAGATTTGATTTCAGACGTTGAGCAACATGTTCAATGATCAAACACTTGACTTTAAGTAAATATATTCTCTATATGGTCTGTAGTGACCAACAAAAGAAGAATAGTAAttttgaattaaacatattgTTATTCCTGGTCAATCCCTACATTCTGCATTTTTAGTCACATAGCAACTATGTTGGAAGGGCTTAGGGACAATTCCAATTCATTATGAGAGGACTTAATacatttccatttgttttaaGTATACATACAGTATCTTACTGTTACGCACATTAGATGCGATGTATTTGTCTTCATCATCGATGCCCAGAGGGACTGAAATGAGCTTCTGAAAGgccttcttcatcctctccttgTCACCGATGGCGTAGTAGCACAGGATGAGGTTGAAGCCCGTCTTAATGTTGGGGCTCTCGCTCATGATGTGTTCGAAAGATGTGATGGCATCCGAGTACTGACCCATGCGAACAAAGACCACGCCGATGTTCTGCATGATCTTGATCCTCATTTCTTTGTGAGCGTTGGAGATCTGATCCAGCGCCATTCGGTAGAACTTGATGGCTTTGGGgtagtttttctgtttgaagtaGATGTTGGCCATGTTGACCTTTAGTCGGCCTGGAGGAAAAGCATAGATGTCGTGTGAGGGAAAACTAGCACAACTAATGTAAAAAGCAGCATGTACCAGAGTGTCTAGGGTTATTTCAAACATTGATAGTGCACACACA
This window harbors:
- the ift88 gene encoding intraflagellar transport protein 88 homolog is translated as MENVHLALEEEDLYSGYNDYNPTFDSEELENDAGFQQAVRTSHGRRPPMTAKFPGTAIGARPLATSFGSRIPMTSSMGRPVTGAVQDGAARPMTAVRAAGYTSSMTRGSAFDPLGQSKGPAPSLEAKNEDTPEEKIKILEKKVNDLIEESCMAQSIGALQLSLEKGKEAGRKERALVRQREQTGNAEHINLDLTYSVLLNLANQYENNEMYPEALNSYQVIVKNKMFNNAGRLKVNMANIYFKQKNYPKAIKFYRMALDQISNAHKEMRIKIMQNIGVVFVRMGQYSDAITSFEHIMSESPNIKTGFNLILCYYAIGDKERMKKAFQKLISVPLGIDDEDKYIASNDDTSSNMVTEAIKNDKLHQMERDLKVLAEKYIMTAAKLIAPTIETSFATGFDWCVDMVKSSQYVELANDLEINKAITYLRQKDFNQAVETLKTFEKKDSRVKSAAATNLSFLHFLEKEYEQAERYADLAMNADRYNPAALINKGNTLFVKQDYEKAAEFYKEALRNDSSCTEALYNLGLSYKKLNRLEEALDCFLKLHAILRNSAQVMYQLSHLYELLEDSQQAIEWLMQVISVTPTDPQALAKLGELHDGDGDKSQAFQYYYESFRYFPSNIDVIEWLGAYYIETQFCEKAIQYFERATLIQPTQVKWQLMVASCYRRSGNYQKALETYKDIHHKFPENVECLRFLVRLCTDMGLNEVQEYATKLKKVEKMKEMREQRVKSGREGSARGRREGREGSGGSADSSHSSNSTKGERLSARMRSLPASNEPYEANSPKELDASYVDPLGPQMERPKTGAKKRVEDDDFADEELGDDLLPE